In Duganella zoogloeoides, a single genomic region encodes these proteins:
- a CDS encoding ATP-binding protein, translating to MSTSLQYRLSATIALAVVLMAGSAAMFTLIASWNDAHIAQDKQLRQIAHLIGRLQTGPVTLAARQKISGITLDERIVVRFLNPTPGEPEAADGLPVFSTPLVDGLQTVDMERDSWRVFVRTDNSGVRLAVAQQTRVRNAVAINNAWRALVPFGLLAVLLPLLVHWLIRKLFGPLRAVADEAGRRSHYDLRQLDAAGLPDEVQPLVAEINRLLTRVDVAMQTQRRFVADAAHELRSPLTAMSLQTERLAAADMPDEARRRMQTLAAGLQRTRVMLDQLLALARSQQGAPDLTAPAPVSLQQVVRAVIEDLYPLAEQRGIDLGVLSTDDAQVAAAPLDLHMLVKNLVDNALRYTPPGGRVDVAFRRHAAGVDLIVDDSGPGIPKPERERVFHAFYRILGSGEATGSGLGLAIVKAVADKAGATVSFDTAPLAPTGLRVVVAFPAVHGAAMPAA from the coding sequence ATGAGCACCTCGCTCCAGTACCGGCTGTCCGCCACCATCGCGCTGGCCGTGGTGCTCATGGCCGGCAGCGCCGCCATGTTCACCTTGATTGCATCGTGGAACGACGCCCACATCGCCCAGGACAAGCAGCTGCGCCAGATCGCCCACCTGATCGGCCGCCTGCAAACGGGGCCCGTTACGCTGGCCGCGCGCCAGAAGATCAGCGGCATCACGCTCGACGAACGCATCGTGGTGCGCTTTCTCAATCCCACCCCGGGCGAACCCGAAGCCGCCGACGGCCTGCCCGTGTTTTCCACGCCGCTGGTCGATGGCCTGCAAACGGTGGACATGGAACGCGATTCGTGGCGCGTGTTCGTGCGCACCGATAACAGCGGGGTACGCCTGGCCGTGGCCCAGCAAACCCGCGTGCGCAATGCGGTGGCGATCAATAACGCCTGGCGGGCATTGGTGCCGTTCGGATTGCTGGCGGTGCTGCTGCCGCTGCTGGTGCACTGGCTGATCCGCAAACTGTTCGGGCCCCTGCGTGCGGTAGCCGACGAGGCGGGCCGCCGTTCCCACTACGACCTGCGCCAGCTCGACGCTGCCGGCCTGCCCGACGAAGTGCAGCCGCTGGTGGCTGAAATCAACCGCCTGCTCACGCGGGTGGACGTGGCAATGCAAACCCAGCGCCGCTTCGTGGCCGACGCCGCCCACGAACTGCGCTCGCCGTTGACGGCCATGTCGCTGCAAACGGAACGGTTGGCGGCCGCCGATATGCCGGACGAAGCCCGCCGGCGCATGCAGACGCTGGCCGCCGGCCTGCAGCGCACGCGCGTGATGCTCGACCAGTTGCTGGCGCTGGCCCGCTCGCAGCAGGGCGCGCCGGACCTCACCGCGCCAGCGCCGGTATCGTTGCAGCAGGTGGTGCGCGCGGTGATCGAAGACTTGTACCCGCTGGCCGAGCAGCGCGGCATCGACCTCGGCGTGCTCAGCACCGACGACGCGCAAGTGGCCGCCGCGCCGCTCGACCTGCACATGCTGGTGAAAAACCTGGTTGACAACGCGCTGCGCTACACGCCGCCTGGCGGCCGCGTCGATGTAGCGTTCCGCCGCCACGCCGCTGGCGTGGACCTGATTGTCGATGACAGCGGCCCGGGCATCCCCAAGCCCGAGCGCGAGCGGGTGTTCCACGCCTTTTACCGCATCCTGGGCAGCGGCGAAGCCACCGGCTCGGGCCTGGGCCTGGCGATCGTGAAGGCGGTGGCCGACAAGGCCGGCGCCACGGTCAGCTTCGATACGGCGCCGCTGGCGCCGACCGGCTTACGGGTGGTGGTGGCGTTCCCCGCCGTGCACGGGGCAGCTATGCCCGCAGCTTGA
- a CDS encoding response regulator has product MRVLLVEDDDMIGNAIQQALREASYGVDWVVDGDAALDSLACNPYQMVLLDLGLPRRDGMSVLHTLRAAGRGVPVLVLTARDATEDRVAGLDGGADDYLVKPFALSELLARMRAVTRRQAAAVGPNLGNGVITLDPATHEACREGRQVRLTGREFALLQALMVRPGAILSRSELENRIYGWNEEVESNAVEFLIHALRKKLGADAIKNVRGVGWMVSKTP; this is encoded by the coding sequence ATGCGGGTGCTGTTGGTGGAAGACGATGACATGATCGGCAATGCGATCCAGCAGGCGCTGCGCGAGGCCAGCTATGGCGTGGACTGGGTGGTCGATGGCGACGCCGCGCTCGATTCGCTGGCCTGCAATCCATACCAGATGGTGCTGCTCGACCTGGGCCTGCCCCGCCGCGACGGCATGTCGGTGCTGCACACGCTGCGCGCCGCCGGCCGTGGCGTGCCGGTACTGGTGCTCACCGCGCGCGACGCCACCGAGGACCGCGTGGCGGGCCTGGACGGCGGCGCCGACGACTACCTGGTCAAACCGTTCGCGCTGTCGGAACTGCTGGCGCGCATGCGCGCCGTCACCCGGCGCCAGGCGGCCGCCGTCGGTCCCAACCTGGGCAACGGCGTGATCACGCTCGATCCGGCCACCCACGAAGCCTGCCGCGAAGGGCGGCAAGTGCGCCTGACCGGCCGCGAGTTCGCGCTGTTGCAAGCGCTGATGGTGCGCCCCGGCGCCATCCTCTCGCGCAGCGAGCTCGAAAACCGCATCTACGGCTGGAACGAGGAAGTGGAAAGCAACGCGGTCGAATTCCTGATCCACGCACTGCGCAAAAAACTCGGCGCCGACGCCATCAAGAACGTGCGCGGCGTGGGCTGGATGGTCTCCAAGACGCCATGA
- the pbpG gene encoding D-alanyl-D-alanine endopeptidase produces MKLLKPLIFSLICLVGLQAPVDSYGAESRHKQNSGKTSKGKATKATKAVKASKAKPVKARRVKAVKPLRQRKMAQAVAVSQAPNAAHLAALRSSAVVIIDPKTQDVLYQKNQNTVMPIASLTKLMTALVVLDANQSMTQQLTVTSADVDRLKYSTSRLQVGTTLSRTSMLHLALMSSENRAASALGRNYPGGTRAFVAAMNRKARALGMRNTRYVEPTGLSSANVSTPSDLAKLVIAAEKSALIRRYSTDHQFSIRQGRSTSVYHNTNRLTASSNWRIRLQKTGYISEAGRCMVLYTMVNNRPTVMVFLNSQGKYSHAADANRARSWLAGYRGAKVQRAVKRRQ; encoded by the coding sequence ATGAAACTACTGAAGCCATTGATTTTTTCGTTGATTTGCCTGGTGGGCCTGCAAGCGCCCGTCGATTCGTATGGCGCCGAGTCGCGCCACAAACAGAATTCCGGCAAGACCAGCAAGGGGAAGGCCACCAAGGCCACCAAGGCCGTGAAGGCCAGCAAGGCCAAGCCGGTCAAAGCCAGGCGGGTCAAAGCCGTCAAGCCACTGCGCCAGCGCAAGATGGCGCAGGCGGTGGCCGTCTCGCAAGCCCCCAACGCGGCGCACCTGGCAGCGCTGCGTTCGAGCGCGGTGGTAATCATCGATCCGAAGACGCAGGACGTGCTGTACCAGAAGAACCAGAACACGGTAATGCCGATCGCCTCGCTCACCAAGCTGATGACGGCGCTGGTGGTGCTCGACGCTAACCAGAGCATGACCCAGCAACTGACGGTGACCAGCGCCGACGTCGATCGCCTCAAGTATTCGACCTCGCGCCTGCAAGTGGGCACGACGCTGTCGCGCACGTCGATGCTGCACCTGGCGTTGATGAGTTCGGAAAACCGGGCCGCGTCCGCGCTGGGCCGCAACTATCCCGGCGGCACGCGCGCCTTTGTCGCCGCGATGAACCGCAAGGCCCGCGCGCTGGGCATGCGCAATACGCGCTACGTGGAACCGACCGGCCTGTCGAGCGCCAACGTGTCCACGCCGAGCGACCTAGCAAAACTGGTGATCGCCGCCGAAAAGAGCGCCCTGATCCGGCGCTACTCGACCGACCACCAGTTCAGCATCCGCCAGGGCCGCAGCACCAGCGTGTACCACAATACCAACCGCCTGACGGCGAGCAGCAACTGGCGCATCCGCCTGCAAAAGACCGGCTACATCTCGGAAGCCGGTCGCTGCATGGTGCTCTACACCATGGTCAACAACCGCCCGACGGTGATGGTATTCCTCAACTCCCAAGGCAAATACTCGCACGCAGCCGATGCCAACCGGGCGCGGTCGTGGCTGGCGGGGTATCGGGGAGCCAAGGTGCAGCGAGCGGTGAAGCGGCGGCAGTAA
- a CDS encoding sigma-70 family RNA polymerase sigma factor, whose amino-acid sequence MPATNHLPQPDIGALYSDHHGWLQGWLRRKLGNAGDAADLAQDTFMRVLSKHEAPDVLAPRAYLSTIARGLVADFFRRQDLERTYLDTLAALPEQHTPSPEARALILEALSAIDAILDGMKPAMRQAFLLSQLEGLTYPAIAERLGVSLRTVNTYMADAIAHCHRVAPGMDSVRGMMQAIPPHIGAPVLQAPLKGRRQALRGLALLASGGAVGYAVYGSAEDAAPWRAALAEYRTGVGEQRSVRLADGSLLILNTDSAVDVRFDAGQRTVLLRSGEIVIETAHRQHAGAPPDTRPFVVQTAHGAMRALGTRFTVRHAPESTTLVVLEHAVAVRPARASLQTPPVLVRAGQQLVFNAAGAAPLQTGDDLADAWRHGSIVVDNWPLSRLVAELGRYRTGHLACDGAVANLRVSGAFPVADTAQALAVLARSLPVRVRRLTRYWVTVGAA is encoded by the coding sequence ATGCCAGCAACCAACCACCTGCCCCAGCCGGACATCGGCGCCCTGTACAGCGACCACCACGGCTGGTTGCAGGGCTGGTTGCGCCGCAAGCTGGGCAATGCCGGCGATGCCGCCGACCTGGCGCAGGACACCTTCATGCGGGTGCTGAGCAAGCACGAAGCGCCCGACGTGCTGGCGCCACGGGCCTACCTGAGCACCATCGCGCGCGGCCTGGTGGCCGATTTTTTCCGCCGCCAGGACCTCGAACGCACCTATCTCGATACGCTCGCCGCGCTGCCCGAGCAGCACACGCCCTCGCCCGAGGCGCGCGCCCTGATTCTCGAAGCCTTGAGCGCCATCGACGCCATCCTCGACGGCATGAAGCCGGCCATGCGCCAGGCGTTTCTGCTCTCGCAACTGGAAGGCCTGACCTACCCGGCGATCGCCGAACGGCTCGGCGTGTCGCTGCGCACGGTGAATACCTATATGGCAGACGCCATCGCCCATTGCCACCGGGTGGCGCCCGGCATGGACTCGGTGCGCGGCATGATGCAGGCGATCCCGCCGCACATCGGCGCGCCGGTGCTGCAGGCGCCGCTCAAGGGCCGGCGCCAGGCGCTGCGCGGGCTGGCGTTGCTGGCCTCCGGCGGCGCTGTCGGCTACGCGGTGTACGGCAGCGCCGAAGACGCCGCGCCGTGGCGGGCGGCGCTGGCCGAATACCGCACCGGCGTCGGCGAACAGCGCAGCGTTCGCCTGGCCGACGGTTCGCTGCTGATCCTCAACACCGACAGCGCGGTCGATGTGCGCTTCGACGCCGGCCAGCGCACGGTGCTGCTGCGCAGCGGCGAGATCGTGATCGAAACCGCGCACCGGCAGCACGCAGGCGCGCCGCCCGATACGCGGCCGTTCGTGGTGCAGACCGCGCACGGCGCCATGCGGGCGCTCGGTACGCGCTTCACGGTGCGCCACGCGCCGGAGTCCACCACGCTGGTGGTGCTCGAACACGCGGTGGCCGTGCGCCCTGCCCGCGCGTCGCTGCAAACGCCGCCGGTACTGGTGCGCGCGGGCCAGCAACTGGTGTTCAACGCGGCCGGCGCCGCGCCGCTGCAAACCGGCGACGACCTGGCCGACGCCTGGCGCCACGGCAGCATCGTGGTGGACAACTGGCCGTTGAGCCGGCTGGTGGCGGAACTGGGCCGCTACCGCACCGGCCACCTGGCCTGCGACGGCGCTGTAGCCAACCTGCGCGTATCGGGCGCGTTCCCGGTGGCCGATACCGCCCAGGCGCTGGCGGTGCTGGCGCGGTCGTTGCCGGTGCGGGTACGGCGCCTGACCCGGTACTGGGTAACGGTAGGCGCCGCATAA